From the Chloroflexus aurantiacus J-10-fl genome, one window contains:
- the pcs gene encoding propionyl-CoA synthase subunit Pcs — MIDTAPLAPPRAPRSNPIRDRVDWEAQRAAALADPGAFHGAIARTVIHWYDPQHHCWIRFNESSQRWEGLDAATGAPVTVDYPADYQPWQQAFDDSEAPFYRWFSGGLTNACFNEVDRHVMMGYGDEVAYYFEGDRWDNSLNNGRGGPVVQETITRRRLLVEVVKAAQVLRDLGLKKGDRIALNMPNIMPQIYYTEAAKRLGILYTPVFGGFSDKTLSDRIHNAGARVVITSDGAYRNAQVVPYKEAYTDQALDKYIPVETAQAIVAQTLATLPLTESQRQTIITEVEAALAGEITVERSDVMRGVGSALAKLRDLDASVQAKVRTVLAQALVESPPRVEAVVVVRHTGQEILWNEGRDRWSHDLLDAALAKILANARAAGFDVHSENDLLNLPDDQLIRALYASIPCEPVDAEYPMFIIYTSGSTGKPKGVIHVHGGYVAGVVHTLRVSFDAEPGDTIYVIADPGWITGQSYMLTATMAGRLTGVIAEGSPLFPSAGRYASIIERYGVQIFKAGVTFLKTVMSNPQNVEDVRLYDMHSLRVATFCAEPVSPAVQQFGMQIMTPQYINSYWATEHGGIVWTHFYGNQDFPLRPDAHTYPLPWVMGDVWVAETDESGTTRYRVADFDEKGEIVITAPYPYLTRTLWGDVPGFEAYLRGEIPLRAWKGDAERFVKTYWRRGPNGEWGYIQGDFAIKYPDGSFTLHGRSDDVINVSGHRMGTEEIEGAILRDRQITPDSPVGNCIVVGAPHREKGLTPVAFIQPAPGRHLTGADRRRLDELVRTEKGAVSVPEDYIEVSAFPETRSGKYMRRFLRNMMLDEPLGDTTTLRNPEVLEEIAAKIAEWKRRQRMAEEQQIIERYRYFRIEYHPPTASAGKLAVVTVTNPPVNALNERALDELNTIVDHLARRQDVAAIVFTGQGARSFVAGADIRQLLEEIHTVEEAMALPNNAHLAFRKIERMNKPCIAAINGVALGGGLEFAMACHYRVADVYAEFGQPEINLRLLPGYGGTQRLPRLLYKRNNGTGLLRALEMILGGRSVPADEALELGLIDAIATGDQDSLSLACALARAAIGADGQLIESAAVTQAFRHRHEQLDEWRKPDPRFADDELRSIIAHPRIERIIRQAHTVGRDAAVHRALDAIRYGIIHGFEAGLEHEAKLFAEAVVDPNGGKRGIREFLDRQSAPLPTRRPLITPEQEQLLRDQKELLPVGSPFFPGVDRIPKWQYAQTVIRDPDTGAAAHGDPIVAEKQIIVPVERPRANQALIYVLASEVNFNDIWAITGIPVSRFDEHDRDWHVTGSGGIGLIVALGEEARREGRLKVGDLVAIYSGQSDLLSPLMGLDPMAADFVIQGNDTPDGSHQQFMLAQAPQCLPIPTDMSIEAAGSYILNLGTIYRALFTTLQIKAGRTIFIEGAATGTGLDAARSAARNGLRVIGMVSSSSRASTLLAAGAHGAINRKDPEVADCFTRVPEDPSAWAAWEAAGQPLLAMFRAQNDGRLADYVVSHAGETAFPRSFQLLGEPRDGHIPTLTFYGATSGYHFTFLGKPGSASPTEMLRRANLRAGEAVLIYYGVGSDDLVDTGGLEAIEAARQMGARIVVVTVSDAQREFVLSLGFGAALRGVVSLAELKRRFGDEFEWPRTMPPLPNARQDPQGLKEAVRRFNDLVFKPLGSAVGVFLRSADNPRGYPDLIIERAAHDALAVSAMLIKPFTGRIVYFEDIGGRRYSFFAPQIWVRQRRIYMPTAQIFGTHLSNAYEILRLNDEISAGLLTITEPAVVPWDELPEAHQAMWENRHTAATYVVNHALPRLGLKNRDELYEAWTAGER; from the coding sequence ATGATCGACACTGCGCCCCTTGCCCCACCACGGGCGCCCCGCTCTAATCCGATTCGGGATCGAGTTGATTGGGAAGCTCAGCGCGCTGCTGCGCTGGCAGATCCCGGTGCCTTTCATGGCGCGATTGCCCGGACAGTTATCCACTGGTACGACCCACAACACCATTGCTGGATTCGCTTCAACGAGTCTAGTCAGCGTTGGGAAGGGCTGGATGCCGCTACCGGTGCCCCTGTAACGGTAGACTATCCCGCCGATTATCAGCCCTGGCAACAGGCGTTTGATGATAGTGAAGCGCCGTTTTACCGCTGGTTTAGTGGTGGGTTGACAAATGCCTGCTTTAATGAAGTAGACCGGCATGTCATGATGGGCTATGGCGACGAGGTGGCCTACTACTTTGAAGGTGACCGCTGGGATAACTCGCTCAACAATGGTCGTGGTGGTCCGGTTGTCCAGGAGACAATCACGCGGCGGCGCCTGTTGGTGGAGGTGGTGAAGGCTGCGCAGGTGTTGCGTGATCTGGGCCTGAAGAAGGGTGATCGGATTGCTCTGAATATGCCGAATATTATGCCGCAGATTTATTATACGGAAGCGGCAAAACGACTGGGTATTCTGTACACGCCGGTCTTCGGTGGCTTCTCGGACAAGACTCTTTCCGACCGTATTCACAATGCCGGTGCACGAGTGGTGATTACCTCTGATGGTGCGTACCGCAACGCGCAGGTGGTGCCCTACAAAGAAGCGTATACCGATCAGGCGCTCGATAAGTATATTCCGGTTGAGACGGCGCAGGCGATTGTTGCGCAGACCCTGGCCACCTTGCCCCTGACTGAGTCGCAGCGCCAGACGATCATCACCGAAGTGGAGGCCGCACTGGCCGGTGAGATTACGGTTGAGCGCTCGGACGTGATGCGTGGGGTTGGTTCTGCCCTCGCAAAGCTCCGCGATCTTGATGCAAGCGTGCAGGCAAAGGTGCGTACAGTACTGGCGCAGGCGCTGGTCGAGTCGCCGCCGCGGGTTGAAGCTGTGGTGGTTGTGCGTCATACCGGTCAGGAGATTTTGTGGAACGAGGGGCGAGATCGCTGGAGTCACGACTTGCTGGATGCTGCGCTGGCGAAGATTCTGGCCAATGCGCGTGCTGCCGGCTTTGATGTGCACAGTGAGAATGATCTGCTCAATCTCCCCGATGACCAGCTTATCCGTGCGCTCTACGCCAGTATTCCCTGTGAACCGGTTGATGCTGAATATCCGATGTTTATCATTTACACATCGGGTAGCACCGGTAAGCCCAAGGGTGTGATCCACGTTCACGGCGGTTATGTCGCCGGTGTGGTGCACACCTTGCGGGTCAGTTTTGACGCCGAGCCGGGTGATACGATATATGTGATCGCCGATCCGGGCTGGATCACCGGTCAGAGCTATATGCTCACAGCCACAATGGCCGGTCGGCTGACCGGGGTGATTGCCGAGGGATCACCGCTCTTCCCCTCAGCCGGGCGTTATGCCAGCATCATCGAGCGCTATGGGGTGCAGATCTTTAAGGCGGGTGTGACCTTCCTCAAGACAGTGATGTCCAATCCGCAGAATGTTGAAGATGTGCGACTCTATGATATGCACTCGCTGCGGGTTGCAACCTTCTGCGCCGAGCCGGTCAGTCCGGCGGTGCAGCAGTTTGGTATGCAGATCATGACCCCGCAGTATATCAATTCGTACTGGGCGACCGAGCACGGTGGAATTGTCTGGACGCATTTCTACGGTAATCAGGACTTCCCGCTTCGTCCCGATGCCCATACCTATCCCTTGCCCTGGGTGATGGGTGATGTCTGGGTGGCCGAAACTGATGAGAGCGGGACGACGCGCTATCGGGTCGCTGATTTCGATGAGAAGGGCGAGATTGTGATTACCGCCCCGTATCCCTACCTGACCCGCACACTCTGGGGTGATGTGCCCGGTTTCGAGGCGTACCTGCGCGGTGAGATTCCGCTGCGGGCCTGGAAGGGTGATGCCGAGCGTTTCGTCAAGACCTACTGGCGACGTGGGCCAAACGGTGAATGGGGCTATATCCAGGGTGATTTTGCCATCAAGTACCCCGATGGTAGCTTCACGCTCCACGGACGCTCTGACGATGTGATCAATGTGTCGGGCCACCGTATGGGCACCGAGGAGATTGAGGGTGCCATTTTGCGTGACCGCCAGATCACGCCCGACTCGCCCGTCGGTAATTGTATTGTGGTCGGTGCGCCGCACCGTGAGAAGGGTCTGACCCCGGTTGCCTTCATTCAACCTGCGCCTGGCCGTCATCTGACCGGCGCCGACCGGCGCCGTCTCGATGAGCTGGTGCGTACCGAGAAGGGGGCGGTCAGTGTCCCAGAGGATTACATCGAGGTCAGTGCCTTTCCCGAAACCCGCAGCGGGAAGTATATGCGGCGCTTTTTGCGCAATATGATGCTCGATGAACCACTGGGTGATACGACGACGTTGCGCAATCCTGAAGTGCTCGAAGAGATTGCAGCCAAGATCGCTGAGTGGAAACGCCGTCAGCGTATGGCCGAAGAGCAGCAGATCATCGAACGCTATCGCTACTTCCGGATCGAGTATCACCCACCAACGGCCAGTGCGGGTAAACTCGCGGTAGTGACGGTGACAAATCCGCCGGTGAACGCACTGAATGAGCGTGCGCTCGATGAGTTGAACACAATTGTTGACCACCTGGCCCGTCGTCAGGATGTTGCCGCAATTGTCTTCACCGGACAGGGCGCCAGGAGTTTTGTCGCCGGCGCTGATATTCGCCAGTTGCTCGAAGAGATTCATACGGTTGAAGAGGCAATGGCCCTGCCGAATAACGCCCATCTTGCTTTCCGCAAGATTGAGCGTATGAATAAGCCGTGTATCGCGGCGATCAACGGTGTGGCGCTCGGTGGTGGTCTGGAATTCGCCATGGCCTGCCATTACCGGGTTGCCGATGTCTATGCCGAATTCGGTCAGCCAGAGATTAATCTGCGCTTGCTACCTGGTTATGGTGGCACGCAGCGCTTGCCGCGCCTGTTGTACAAGCGCAACAACGGCACCGGTCTGCTCCGAGCGCTGGAGATGATTCTGGGTGGGCGTAGCGTACCGGCTGATGAGGCGCTGGAGCTGGGTCTGATCGATGCCATTGCTACCGGCGATCAGGACTCACTGTCGCTGGCATGCGCGTTAGCCCGTGCCGCAATCGGCGCCGATGGTCAGTTGATCGAGTCGGCTGCGGTGACCCAGGCTTTCCGCCATCGCCACGAGCAGCTTGACGAGTGGCGCAAACCAGACCCGCGCTTTGCCGATGACGAACTGCGCTCGATTATCGCCCATCCACGTATCGAGCGGATTATCCGGCAGGCCCATACCGTTGGGCGCGATGCGGCAGTGCATCGGGCACTGGATGCAATCCGCTATGGCATTATCCACGGCTTCGAGGCCGGTCTGGAGCACGAGGCGAAGCTCTTTGCCGAGGCAGTGGTTGACCCGAACGGTGGCAAGCGTGGTATTCGCGAGTTCCTCGACCGCCAGAGTGCGCCGTTGCCAACCCGCCGACCATTGATTACACCTGAACAGGAGCAACTCTTGCGCGATCAGAAAGAACTGTTGCCGGTTGGTTCACCCTTCTTCCCCGGTGTTGACCGGATTCCGAAGTGGCAGTACGCGCAGACGGTTATTCGTGATCCGGACACCGGTGCGGCGGCTCACGGCGATCCCATCGTGGCTGAAAAGCAGATTATTGTGCCGGTGGAACGCCCCCGCGCCAATCAGGCGCTGATCTATGTTCTGGCCTCGGAGGTGAACTTCAACGATATCTGGGCGATTACCGGTATTCCGGTGTCACGGTTTGATGAGCACGACCGCGACTGGCACGTTACCGGTTCAGGTGGCATCGGCCTGATCGTTGCGCTGGGTGAAGAGGCGCGACGCGAAGGCCGGCTGAAGGTGGGTGATCTGGTGGCGATCTACTCCGGGCAGTCGGATCTGCTCTCACCGCTGATGGGCCTTGATCCGATGGCCGCCGATTTCGTCATCCAGGGGAACGACACGCCAGATGGATCGCATCAGCAATTTATGCTGGCCCAGGCCCCGCAGTGTCTGCCCATCCCAACCGATATGTCTATCGAGGCAGCCGGCAGCTACATCCTCAATCTCGGTACGATCTATCGCGCCCTCTTTACGACGTTGCAAATCAAGGCCGGACGCACCATCTTTATCGAGGGTGCGGCGACCGGTACCGGTCTGGACGCAGCGCGCTCGGCGGCCCGGAATGGTCTGCGCGTAATTGGAATGGTCAGTTCGTCGTCACGTGCGTCTACGCTGCTGGCTGCGGGTGCCCACGGTGCGATTAACCGTAAAGACCCGGAGGTTGCCGATTGTTTCACGCGCGTGCCCGAAGATCCATCAGCCTGGGCAGCCTGGGAAGCCGCCGGTCAGCCGTTGCTGGCGATGTTCCGGGCGCAGAACGACGGGCGACTGGCCGATTATGTGGTCTCGCACGCGGGCGAGACGGCCTTCCCGCGCAGTTTCCAGCTTCTCGGCGAGCCACGCGATGGTCACATTCCGACGCTCACATTCTACGGTGCCACCAGTGGCTACCACTTCACCTTCCTGGGTAAGCCAGGGTCAGCTTCGCCGACCGAGATGCTGCGGCGGGCCAATCTCCGCGCCGGTGAGGCGGTGTTGATCTACTACGGGGTTGGGAGCGATGACCTGGTAGATACCGGCGGTCTGGAGGCTATCGAGGCGGCGCGGCAAATGGGAGCGCGGATCGTCGTCGTTACCGTCAGCGATGCGCAACGCGAGTTTGTCCTCTCGTTGGGCTTCGGGGCTGCCCTACGTGGTGTCGTCAGCCTGGCGGAACTCAAACGGCGCTTCGGCGATGAGTTTGAGTGGCCGCGCACGATGCCGCCGTTGCCGAACGCCCGCCAGGACCCGCAGGGTCTGAAAGAGGCTGTCCGCCGCTTCAACGATCTGGTCTTCAAGCCGCTAGGAAGCGCGGTCGGTGTCTTCTTGCGGAGTGCCGACAATCCGCGTGGCTACCCCGATCTGATCATCGAGCGGGCTGCCCACGATGCACTGGCGGTGAGCGCGATGCTGATCAAGCCCTTCACCGGACGGATTGTCTACTTCGAGGACATTGGTGGGCGGCGTTACTCCTTCTTCGCACCGCAAATCTGGGTGCGCCAGCGCCGCATCTACATGCCGACGGCACAGATCTTTGGTACGCACCTCTCAAATGCGTATGAAATTCTGCGTCTGAATGATGAGATCAGCGCCGGTCTGCTGACGATTACCGAGCCGGCAGTGGTGCCGTGGGATGAACTACCCGAAGCACATCAGGCGATGTGGGAAAATCGCCACACGGCGGCCACTTATGTGGTGAATCATGCCTTACCACGTCTCGGCCTAAAGAACAGGGACGAGCTGTACGAGGCGTGGACGGCCGGCGAGCGGTAG
- the guaB gene encoding IMP dehydrogenase, which produces MGIAWEEKFTREGLTFDDVLLIPAESDVLPATVDVSTWLTRNIRLNIPIVSAAMDTVTEHRLAIALAREGGIGIIHKNMPIASQAEMVRKVKRSESGMITDPITLPPDRTVGDALDLMAEYKISGVPVTTADGDLVGIITNRDLRFETDRNRPIRDLMTSRNLVTVPEGTTLEEAKEVLHRHRIEKVLVVDERGKLSGMITVKDIMKRIEYPHACKDDMGRLRVGAAVGVSGDYIERATELVRAGVDVLVIDTAHGHSRGVLNAVVKLRELFPRVQIIGGNVSTAAATIALIERGVDGVKVGQGPGSICTTRVVTGAGMPQITAIFDCARAAEPYGIPIIADGGIKYSGDIPKAIAAGAHSVMIGSIFAGTEESPGELILYEGRSYKSYRGMGSIGAMQRGGGDRYFQTNVTEARKLVAEGIEGMVPFKGPLSDTVYQLVGGLRAGMGYVGAANIEALRRDARFIRITTAGQIESHPHDVVITKQAPNYGGRQ; this is translated from the coding sequence ATGGGCATTGCCTGGGAAGAAAAATTTACCCGCGAAGGATTGACGTTCGACGATGTGTTGCTCATTCCGGCAGAATCTGATGTCTTACCAGCCACAGTCGATGTCTCAACCTGGCTCACCCGCAACATTCGCCTCAATATCCCCATCGTCAGCGCAGCGATGGACACCGTTACCGAGCACCGGCTGGCAATTGCTTTGGCCCGTGAGGGAGGGATCGGGATCATTCACAAAAATATGCCCATTGCCAGTCAGGCCGAAATGGTACGCAAGGTGAAACGCTCAGAGAGCGGTATGATCACCGATCCAATCACCCTTCCGCCCGACCGCACAGTGGGCGATGCACTCGATCTGATGGCCGAATACAAGATTTCCGGCGTTCCGGTCACAACTGCCGATGGCGATCTGGTCGGGATCATCACCAATCGCGATTTGCGGTTCGAGACCGATCGTAACCGCCCGATTCGCGATCTGATGACATCGCGGAATCTGGTGACGGTGCCCGAAGGCACAACGCTCGAAGAGGCGAAGGAGGTCTTACACCGCCACCGGATCGAGAAGGTACTGGTTGTGGACGAACGCGGTAAGCTGAGTGGCATGATTACCGTCAAAGACATCATGAAGCGGATCGAGTATCCGCACGCCTGCAAAGATGACATGGGACGGCTGCGCGTTGGCGCAGCCGTCGGCGTTAGTGGCGATTACATCGAGCGGGCGACCGAACTGGTGCGCGCCGGGGTTGATGTGCTGGTCATCGATACCGCTCACGGCCATTCGCGTGGCGTATTGAATGCCGTGGTCAAATTACGCGAATTGTTCCCACGGGTTCAGATCATTGGCGGCAATGTCTCAACTGCTGCCGCAACCATTGCCCTGATCGAGCGTGGGGTCGATGGGGTCAAAGTCGGACAGGGACCAGGCTCCATCTGCACGACCCGAGTCGTCACCGGTGCCGGCATGCCGCAGATCACGGCAATTTTCGATTGCGCACGCGCCGCCGAACCCTACGGCATCCCAATCATTGCCGATGGCGGTATCAAATATTCTGGTGATATTCCAAAGGCAATTGCTGCCGGTGCCCACAGCGTGATGATCGGCTCGATCTTCGCCGGCACCGAAGAGAGTCCCGGCGAACTCATCCTGTACGAGGGGCGCAGTTACAAGAGCTACCGTGGAATGGGGAGCATCGGCGCTATGCAGCGCGGTGGTGGTGATCGCTACTTCCAGACCAATGTGACCGAGGCGCGCAAACTGGTTGCCGAGGGCATCGAAGGCATGGTGCCGTTCAAAGGGCCACTGAGCGATACCGTCTACCAACTGGTAGGTGGTTTGCGCGCCGGGATGGGCTATGTCGGAGCAGCCAACATCGAAGCCCTGCGCCGCGATGCCCGCTTCATTCGGATCACCACTGCCGGACAGATCGAAAGCCATCCGCACGATGTAGTGATTACCAAGCAGGCCCCGAATTATGGCGGTCGTCAGTAA
- a CDS encoding diphosphomevalonate/mevalonate 3,5-bisphosphate decarboxylase family protein, with protein MNQSTIPHYVSDLVVPMRTAHEQILAELQQHNLLPPPPPPLPPARAQGMAAARAYPMQGVLKYHGLSDWTQRIAFLPSISLNNAAAHTTTLVEFDPALPADTAIIGGIPAQGRELERVVTVLDAVRSLAGISSRARVISRNVLRTKVAGKGLGTSASAAAALACAAISALFGPELAGHTRFLSTLARLLAGSGCRSTAGGLALWLSYPGISPTESYAVRLDQHNELADVALITVPIDSRIGLKTEQAHHDAPNSIFFRSWMLARGDEVRECISAVRRGDWQTIGQLAELDSMRLHGVTMSGSREQRIIGWEPENITLFRLCNDLRARGVPVYASTDTGPTVVFITHRDHAPTVVAAIHDLGLNLETVVAPIGGPAHVIPVEEALSELEGV; from the coding sequence ATGAACCAGTCTACCATTCCACATTATGTAAGCGATCTCGTGGTACCAATGCGTACCGCCCACGAACAGATTCTGGCTGAATTACAACAGCACAACCTGCTACCACCCCCTCCACCGCCGTTACCTCCTGCCCGTGCGCAAGGGATGGCAGCGGCCCGTGCCTACCCGATGCAAGGGGTACTGAAGTATCACGGCCTGAGCGATTGGACACAACGGATTGCCTTTCTGCCCTCGATCTCGCTAAACAATGCTGCGGCGCATACGACCACCCTGGTTGAGTTTGATCCAGCACTACCGGCCGACACTGCCATAATCGGCGGTATTCCCGCCCAGGGCCGCGAACTTGAGCGCGTGGTTACTGTGCTCGATGCAGTACGTTCACTGGCCGGCATAAGCAGTCGTGCCCGGGTCATCTCGCGCAATGTACTGCGCACAAAGGTGGCCGGCAAAGGACTGGGCACCAGTGCTTCGGCAGCAGCGGCCCTGGCCTGTGCGGCCATCAGCGCCCTCTTCGGCCCGGAACTGGCCGGCCACACCCGCTTTCTCTCCACCCTTGCCCGCCTGCTGGCCGGTTCGGGGTGTCGCAGTACTGCCGGCGGCCTGGCACTCTGGCTCAGCTACCCCGGCATCTCCCCCACTGAAAGTTATGCCGTGCGGCTCGACCAGCACAACGAACTCGCCGATGTTGCCCTCATCACCGTGCCAATCGACTCGCGGATCGGCCTGAAAACCGAACAGGCTCATCACGATGCGCCAAACAGCATCTTTTTTCGCTCCTGGATGCTGGCCCGCGGCGACGAAGTGCGCGAGTGTATCAGTGCCGTGCGTCGGGGCGACTGGCAGACCATCGGACAACTGGCCGAACTCGACAGCATGCGCCTGCACGGCGTCACCATGTCTGGTTCGCGTGAGCAGCGAATCATCGGCTGGGAACCGGAAAACATCACCCTCTTTCGGCTTTGCAACGACCTGCGTGCCCGTGGCGTGCCGGTCTACGCCAGCACCGACACCGGGCCGACGGTCGTATTCATCACCCACCGCGATCACGCACCGACCGTCGTCGCCGCGATCCACGACCTTGGCCTGAACCTGGAAACCGTAGTCGCCCCCATCGGAGGACCTGCCCACGTGATTCCGGTTGAAGAAGCATTGTCAGAACTTGAAGGGGTGTAG
- a CDS encoding glycerate kinase type-2 family protein: MSERLLTASLRAAWWGPAVTRIMAAALAAADPFQATLTALQRDGDWLMVGERRYDLRAFQRIWLVGAGKAGAAMAQAAVQVLGDRLHGGLVVVKDDGAPLPDLPGITLLRAAHPTPDERSVLAGQQLATLLAGVTAHDLVLALISGGGSALLNLPVPGVTLADIQILTAELLACGAPIGAINTLRKHLDQIKGGGLARMAAPATLITLILSDVVGSPLQVIASGPTVADPTTFADALAFLEQYELMERCPPAILTYLMAGSRGDHPETLKPGDPLLTTVQNILIGSNAQAAQAALIAARDAGFNAMLLTTYLEGEAREVGHVLAGIAREIATSGHPLATPACVIAGGETTVTLRGTGLGGRNQELALSAAIALDGLDQAAVIALATDGGDGPTDAAGAVATGTTVARARAIGHDPLTHLRRNDAYPFFAALDDLLRPGPTGTNVNDLVFIVVG, translated from the coding sequence ATGTCTGAGCGATTGTTGACGGCGTCGCTGCGGGCGGCCTGGTGGGGACCTGCGGTTACGCGGATCATGGCTGCTGCCCTGGCCGCGGCTGATCCGTTCCAGGCCACGCTCACCGCTCTGCAGCGCGACGGCGACTGGCTGATGGTCGGCGAGCGCCGCTACGATCTGCGGGCGTTTCAGCGTATCTGGCTGGTCGGTGCGGGCAAAGCCGGTGCAGCAATGGCACAGGCTGCGGTTCAGGTACTGGGAGATCGCCTGCACGGCGGCCTGGTCGTCGTGAAAGATGACGGTGCCCCACTGCCTGACCTGCCGGGTATCACCCTGCTACGCGCCGCCCACCCGACCCCAGACGAACGGAGTGTACTGGCCGGTCAGCAACTCGCGACCTTGCTCGCCGGGGTCACCGCACACGACCTGGTCCTGGCCCTGATTTCCGGTGGTGGTTCAGCACTGCTCAACCTGCCGGTACCGGGGGTCACCCTGGCCGACATTCAGATCCTCACTGCCGAACTACTGGCCTGTGGCGCACCGATTGGCGCTATCAACACCCTGCGCAAGCATCTCGATCAGATCAAAGGTGGCGGACTGGCGCGCATGGCGGCACCGGCAACACTCATTACCCTCATCCTCTCCGACGTTGTCGGTAGCCCACTTCAGGTCATCGCCTCCGGGCCAACCGTCGCCGATCCAACCACCTTTGCCGACGCCCTGGCGTTTCTCGAACAGTACGAATTAATGGAACGGTGTCCACCGGCTATCCTGACGTATCTGATGGCAGGTTCCCGTGGCGACCATCCAGAGACATTGAAACCGGGCGATCCCTTGCTCACGACGGTGCAGAACATTCTCATCGGGAGCAACGCTCAGGCCGCCCAGGCCGCACTTATTGCCGCCCGCGACGCCGGCTTCAACGCAATGCTCCTGACCACCTACCTGGAGGGAGAAGCTCGCGAGGTGGGGCACGTGCTGGCCGGCATTGCCCGCGAAATTGCCACATCCGGCCATCCACTGGCAACGCCGGCCTGCGTGATTGCCGGCGGCGAAACAACCGTAACCCTGCGTGGAACCGGATTGGGCGGACGGAACCAGGAGCTGGCGTTGAGTGCCGCCATCGCCCTCGACGGCCTCGACCAGGCCGCCGTCATTGCCCTGGCAACCGATGGCGGCGACGGACCAACCGATGCTGCCGGCGCAGTTGCCACCGGCACAACCGTCGCTCGTGCCAGAGCGATAGGCCACGATCCACTCACTCACCTGCGGCGCAACGACGCCTACCCCTTCTTCGCCGCCCTCGACGATCTCCTGCGCCCCGGCCCAACCGGCACCAACGTCAACGATCTGGTGTTTATTGTGGTCGGATGA
- the ychF gene encoding redox-regulated ATPase YchF gives MKIAIIGLPNSGKTTVFNALTRGHAETAAYSSGQLEPNLATVKVPDPRLEVLAQMFKPRKITYADVQYVDIGGLSGSGRAGGGLPPVLLNYIASADALLHVVRAFDDPAVPHPNGSVDPQRDIAAVDLELAFSDLGIIERRLNRLNAEIPKLPAKEKELRTAERDLLQRLREALEAETPIRALELTEDEARLIRGYQFLTAKPMLIAPNIGEADIANPPQITYPHRQSAVEPLCGKIEAELAQLDDAEAQVFMDDLGITAPARDRVIAASYRLLGLISFLTAGPDEVRAWPIPKGTPAVEAAGTIHSDIQRGFIRAEIVAYHDLINAGSMHEAKKAGLVRMEGKQYIVQDGDICHFLFNV, from the coding sequence ATGAAAATAGCGATTATTGGCCTACCAAATAGTGGCAAAACAACCGTCTTCAATGCCCTGACACGCGGCCACGCCGAGACAGCCGCGTATTCATCGGGTCAATTAGAGCCAAACCTGGCAACCGTTAAAGTTCCCGATCCGCGGCTGGAAGTTCTGGCGCAGATGTTCAAGCCGCGCAAGATTACCTATGCCGATGTGCAATACGTTGATATTGGCGGCTTGAGTGGAAGTGGCCGGGCTGGAGGTGGCCTGCCACCCGTCTTGCTCAACTACATCGCCTCTGCCGATGCCCTGCTGCACGTGGTGCGCGCATTTGACGATCCGGCAGTACCCCATCCAAATGGTTCGGTCGATCCGCAACGCGACATTGCCGCAGTCGATCTGGAACTGGCTTTTTCCGATCTCGGCATCATCGAACGGCGTCTGAACCGATTGAACGCCGAGATTCCCAAATTGCCGGCCAAAGAGAAAGAGCTGCGCACTGCCGAACGCGATCTGTTGCAGCGTTTACGCGAGGCACTCGAAGCCGAAACGCCAATCCGGGCGCTCGAATTGACCGAGGACGAGGCGCGGCTGATTCGCGGCTACCAGTTTCTCACCGCGAAACCAATGCTGATTGCCCCGAACATCGGTGAAGCCGACATAGCCAATCCACCGCAGATTACATATCCGCATCGCCAGAGTGCGGTTGAACCGCTGTGCGGCAAGATCGAAGCCGAGCTGGCGCAGCTCGACGATGCCGAAGCGCAGGTCTTCATGGACGACCTGGGCATCACCGCTCCGGCCCGTGATCGGGTGATTGCAGCCAGCTATCGCCTGCTCGGACTGATCAGTTTTCTCACCGCCGGCCCCGACGAGGTGCGGGCATGGCCGATCCCGAAAGGTACGCCAGCAGTCGAAGCAGCAGGAACGATCCATTCCGATATTCAACGTGGCTTCATCCGGGCTGAGATTGTTGCCTACCACGATCTGATCAACGCCGGCAGCATGCACGAGGCGAAAAAAGCAGGGCTGGTACGGATGGAAGGCAAGCAGTACATTGTGCAAGATGGAGACATTTGCCACTTCCTCTTCAATGTCTGA